In Garciella nitratireducens DSM 15102, one genomic interval encodes:
- the carB gene encoding carbamoyl-phosphate synthase large subunit: protein MPKKHCIKKVLVIGSGPIVIGQGAEFDYSGTQACQALREEGVEVVLINSNPATIMTDAQTADRVYIEPVTLEFVEKVIDRERPDSLLASMGGQQALNLAVELDKAGILEKYKVNLIGTKMDAITKAEDRESFKILMEEIGEPIVENTIVHKVEQAKEFAEKIGFPLVIRPAYTLGGTGGGIAYNEKELETIVERGCRASSAGQVIIEKSLLGWKEIEYEIMRDPNGNTVIICNMENIDPVGIHTGDSIVVAPSQTLTDEQCQMLRGASIKIISALDIQGGCNVQYALHPETNDYYVIEVNPRVSRSSALASKVTGYPIAKVAAKIALGYNLDEIPNQVTQETLACFEPTLDYISVKIPRWPFDKFIEGERKLGTQMKATGEVMSLANTFEAALLKAIRSLDLGLEGLELPQLKDLKEDEIKEKLYQGEDQRIFVIAQALRKGISPLKIVKLTGIHPFFIDKINHIIQLEKEFSQKTLDSISFEEMKQAKKLGFSDHVLSKLLQCSWEDVWNWRKKYHLYPSYKMVDTCSGEFDAKTPYFYSTYDEEDEVKIEQGKKVLVVGAGPIRIGQGIEFDYSSVHCIEALQKLGYKTIMVNNNPETVSTDFNIAYHLYFEPITGEDLLHIIEKEQPKGVILQFGGQTAIKMAGILDKMKIPILGTSQQGIDCTEDRKRMEEILNKLGIARPKAKAITSLEEGYQAAKELGYPLLIRPSYVLGGQGMEIIYNEQEMKKYLPFLYQQYPSHPVLMDQYLPGMEIEVDAISDGKEILIPGIMQHLERAGVHSGDSISIYPSKAISFSMKKRILECTRQLCRELNIVGMVNIQYLLWKGELYLIEVNPRASRTIPYLSKITGVPMVDLATRVMLGEQIENLGYGTGLYQEMKKVAVKVPIFSLEKLPGVETRLGPEMKSTGEVMAVGKDLEEALYKGMIAAKYSIFPTNRILVTLRDREKEEFLPLAEKLQELNIQMVATPGTKRFLEQHSIPSMEVAKIGKGEHTVLDMIQNGEIDWIVNIPTRGRDAQRDGFQIRRKAMERGIFCFTSLDTVKAVIDVIRISRLDSELSIYELGEWSYE, encoded by the coding sequence ATGCCTAAAAAGCATTGTATAAAAAAAGTATTAGTCATTGGCTCGGGTCCGATTGTTATAGGTCAAGGAGCAGAATTTGATTATTCTGGAACGCAAGCCTGTCAAGCTTTACGAGAAGAAGGAGTAGAGGTAGTTTTAATCAATAGCAATCCTGCAACAATTATGACAGATGCCCAGACAGCAGATCGAGTTTATATTGAGCCTGTTACTTTAGAATTTGTGGAAAAGGTCATTGATCGAGAACGACCGGATAGTCTATTGGCCTCTATGGGAGGACAACAGGCATTAAATCTTGCGGTAGAATTAGATAAAGCAGGAATTTTAGAGAAATATAAGGTGAATTTAATTGGGACAAAAATGGATGCTATTACCAAAGCCGAGGACAGAGAAAGTTTTAAAATTCTAATGGAAGAAATAGGAGAACCGATTGTAGAAAATACAATTGTGCACAAGGTAGAGCAAGCAAAAGAATTTGCAGAAAAAATAGGATTTCCTTTGGTGATTCGACCTGCCTATACTTTAGGAGGAACTGGTGGAGGAATTGCTTATAATGAAAAAGAGCTAGAAACTATAGTAGAAAGAGGATGTAGAGCAAGCAGTGCAGGACAGGTTATCATAGAAAAGAGTTTATTAGGGTGGAAAGAAATCGAATATGAAATTATGAGAGACCCAAATGGAAATACGGTTATCATTTGTAATATGGAAAATATAGATCCTGTAGGAATTCATACAGGAGATAGTATTGTGGTAGCACCTTCTCAAACATTAACAGATGAACAATGTCAAATGTTAAGAGGAGCGTCTATTAAAATTATTTCTGCTCTAGACATTCAAGGAGGCTGTAATGTACAATATGCATTACATCCAGAAACCAATGATTATTATGTCATTGAAGTAAATCCAAGAGTAAGTCGTTCTAGTGCTTTAGCCTCTAAGGTAACGGGATATCCTATTGCTAAAGTAGCAGCAAAAATTGCTTTAGGATATAATCTGGATGAAATTCCTAATCAGGTGACTCAGGAAACGTTAGCTTGTTTTGAACCTACCTTAGATTATATTTCGGTGAAGATTCCAAGATGGCCTTTTGATAAGTTTATAGAGGGAGAAAGAAAGCTGGGAACCCAGATGAAGGCAACAGGCGAAGTGATGTCTTTAGCAAATACTTTTGAGGCAGCTCTATTAAAAGCGATTCGCTCGTTAGATTTAGGATTAGAAGGATTAGAGTTACCACAGTTAAAAGATTTAAAGGAAGACGAAATCAAGGAAAAACTTTATCAGGGGGAGGATCAAAGAATTTTTGTTATTGCACAAGCTCTTAGAAAAGGGATTTCTCCTTTAAAAATTGTCAAACTTACAGGAATTCATCCTTTCTTTATTGATAAAATTAATCATATTATACAATTGGAAAAAGAGTTTTCTCAAAAAACTTTGGATAGCATTTCCTTTGAAGAGATGAAACAAGCAAAAAAATTGGGGTTTTCAGATCATGTTTTATCTAAATTACTCCAATGTAGTTGGGAAGATGTATGGAATTGGAGAAAAAAGTATCATTTATATCCTTCTTATAAGATGGTAGACACCTGTAGTGGAGAATTTGATGCTAAAACCCCGTATTTTTATTCTACTTATGATGAAGAGGATGAAGTGAAGATAGAGCAAGGAAAAAAGGTACTAGTTGTGGGGGCAGGCCCTATTCGAATTGGTCAAGGAATTGAATTTGATTATTCGTCAGTGCATTGTATTGAAGCATTGCAAAAATTAGGTTATAAAACCATTATGGTAAATAACAATCCGGAAACTGTAAGTACCGACTTTAATATTGCTTATCATTTATATTTTGAACCTATTACTGGAGAAGATTTACTGCATATTATTGAAAAGGAACAACCTAAAGGAGTTATTCTACAATTTGGCGGACAAACTGCGATTAAAATGGCTGGAATTCTAGATAAAATGAAAATTCCTATTTTGGGGACTTCTCAACAAGGAATTGATTGTACTGAAGATAGAAAGAGAATGGAAGAGATTTTGAATAAATTAGGAATTGCTAGACCAAAAGCAAAAGCTATTACTTCTTTGGAAGAAGGGTATCAAGCAGCGAAGGAACTTGGATATCCGCTTTTGATTCGTCCTTCTTATGTTTTGGGGGGACAAGGAATGGAGATCATTTATAATGAACAAGAAATGAAAAAGTATCTTCCATTTTTGTATCAACAATATCCATCCCATCCAGTTTTAATGGATCAATATTTACCTGGTATGGAGATTGAAGTAGATGCAATATCTGATGGGAAAGAAATTTTGATACCAGGAATTATGCAGCATTTAGAAAGAGCAGGAGTTCATTCTGGGGACAGTATTTCTATTTATCCATCTAAAGCAATTTCTTTTTCGATGAAAAAAAGGATTTTAGAATGTACTAGGCAACTTTGTCGAGAATTGAATATTGTAGGAATGGTGAATATTCAATATTTATTATGGAAAGGAGAGTTATATCTTATTGAAGTGAATCCAAGAGCCAGCAGAACCATTCCCTATTTAAGTAAGATTACAGGAGTGCCTATGGTAGATTTAGCAACTAGAGTGATGTTAGGAGAACAAATTGAGAATTTAGGATATGGAACCGGATTATATCAAGAAATGAAAAAGGTAGCAGTAAAGGTACCCATTTTTTCCTTAGAAAAATTACCTGGAGTGGAAACTCGTTTAGGTCCAGAAATGAAATCTACAGGAGAAGTGATGGCAGTAGGTAAAGATTTAGAAGAAGCTCTCTATAAAGGAATGATTGCAGCAAAATATTCTATCTTTCCTACTAATAGAATATTAGTTACTCTTAGAGATCGTGAAAAAGAAGAATTTCTTCCTTTGGCAGAAAAATTACAAGAATTAAATATTCAGATGGTTGCTACTCCAGGGACCAAGAGATTTTTAGAACAGCATAGCATTCCTTCCATGGAAGTTGCTAAAATTGGAAAAGGGGAGCATACTGTTTTAGATATGATTCAAAATGGAGAAATTGATTGGATTGTAAATATTCCGACGAGAGGAAGAGATGCTCAGAGAGATGGCTTTCAAATTAGGAGAAAGGCAATGGAAAGAGGAATTTTTTGCTTTACCAGTCTAGATACAGTAAAAGCGGTGATTGATGTTATAAGAATTAGTAGGCTTGATTCGGAGTTAAGCATCTATGAATTAGGAGAGTGGAGCTATGAGTAA
- the pyrR gene encoding bifunctional pyr operon transcriptional regulator/uracil phosphoribosyltransferase PyrR — protein MKKKAMILDEGAIRRAITRISHEILEKNKGIDNLVLIGIHTRGIPIANRIAKQIEKIEGKAPMIGELDITLYRDDLSTIAKLPVLNGTKIDFDINDKKVILVDDVLYTGRTVRAALDALLDLGRPEFIQLMILVDRGHRELPIRADYVGKNVPTSQREIVKVNLKEIDGKDFVAIYEK, from the coding sequence ATGAAAAAGAAAGCAATGATTCTGGATGAGGGAGCTATTCGCAGAGCGATCACTAGAATATCCCATGAAATCTTAGAAAAAAATAAAGGAATTGACAATCTAGTATTGATTGGAATTCATACGAGAGGCATTCCAATTGCCAATAGAATAGCAAAACAAATTGAAAAAATAGAGGGAAAAGCACCGATGATAGGAGAATTGGATATTACTTTATATCGAGATGATTTAAGTACCATCGCGAAGTTACCTGTACTCAATGGAACCAAAATTGATTTTGATATTAATGATAAAAAAGTAATTTTAGTAGATGATGTACTTTACACTGGAAGAACTGTTCGAGCAGCATTAGATGCATTATTAGATTTGGGCCGACCAGAGTTTATTCAATTAATGATTTTAGTAGATCGTGGACATCGAGAATTACCTATTCGAGCTGATTACGTAGGCAAAAATGTACCTACTTCTCAACGAGAAATTGTTAAAGTAAATCTTAAGGAAATAGATGGAAAAGATTTTGTTGCTATTTATGAAAAATGA
- the pyrF gene encoding orotidine-5'-phosphate decarboxylase, with protein sequence MFIDQLIKKIIEKRNPTVVGLDPQEYLIPQCIIKKYGEEIESIGEVLWQLNKVIIDQIAPLVPAVKLQIAFYERWGIEGLKAYQKTIQYAKEKELIVIGDIKRGDISSTAQAYAIAHLEGPFACDGVTVNPFMGSDSIRPFLDLCKRHEKGSFILTKTSNPSSKEFQNLVVEEKPLYLHIAYKVEEWGKSLIGDYGYSSIGAVVGATHPKEARELRKAMPHTFFLVPGYGAQGARAEDILSCFDERGLGAIVNSSRGIIGAHLKEKGRDISLEYFKNSVRNATEKMQKDLLKGLERNAKYKVY encoded by the coding sequence ATGTTTATAGATCAGCTGATAAAAAAAATCATAGAAAAAAGAAATCCCACAGTAGTTGGGTTAGATCCTCAAGAATATCTTATTCCTCAATGCATTATAAAAAAATATGGAGAAGAGATCGAATCTATAGGAGAGGTTCTATGGCAATTAAATAAAGTTATTATAGACCAAATTGCTCCTTTGGTACCTGCTGTAAAATTACAGATTGCTTTTTATGAAAGATGGGGAATAGAAGGATTAAAAGCTTATCAAAAAACGATTCAATATGCAAAAGAGAAAGAATTGATTGTGATAGGAGATATCAAAAGAGGAGATATTTCTTCTACAGCCCAAGCTTATGCTATAGCTCATTTAGAAGGGCCCTTTGCTTGTGATGGAGTTACTGTGAATCCTTTTATGGGATCCGATTCGATAAGACCTTTCCTAGATTTATGTAAAAGGCATGAAAAAGGAAGTTTCATATTGACCAAAACTTCCAATCCTTCTTCTAAGGAATTTCAAAATCTAGTAGTAGAAGAAAAACCTCTTTACCTTCATATAGCTTATAAAGTAGAAGAATGGGGAAAAAGTTTAATAGGGGATTATGGTTATAGTTCTATAGGTGCTGTTGTAGGAGCAACTCATCCAAAAGAAGCCAGAGAATTGCGAAAAGCTATGCCTCATACTTTCTTTTTAGTACCTGGTTATGGAGCTCAAGGAGCAAGAGCAGAGGATATCTTATCTTGTTTTGATGAAAGAGGATTAGGAGCAATAGTGAATTCGTCTCGAGGGATTATAGGAGCCCATTTAAAAGAAAAGGGAAGAGATATAAGTTTAGAATATTTTAAAAATTCTGTAAGAAATGCAACAGAAAAAATGCAAAAGGATCTTTTAAAAGGGTTAGAGAGAAATGCAAAATATAAAGTTTATTAG
- a CDS encoding dihydroorotase has translation MKRLLIKGGRVLDTQTKTDGVLDILVENGIIVKIEENIPSENTEVIDARNLWVLPGLVDMHAHLREPGFEYKETIESGTKAAAAGGFTTIACMPNTNPVIDNAFLVEYIFSKIQKEGFVKVKPIGAVSKDLKGEVLAEIGDMIQAGAVAFSDDGHPISDTSLMKKAMEYASMWDKVIISHCEEPTLSRGGFMNEGKKSTILGMQAIPEIAEDIMVARDLILAQYTGCKVHIAHVSTKGSVEMIRQAKAKGVRVTCEVTPHHFSLTQEVEDGWNAQTKVNPPLRTKEDVEAILKGLQDGTIDAIATDHAPHHRDEKILEYALAPSGISGLETALPLAMTNLVKNNILTPLQLVEKMSFHPAKILDLDVGTLQIGKCADITIINPDKKEIVDKNEFYSKGKNTPFHGMELYGKVFYTIVEGKIVKNIETIQRGE, from the coding sequence ATGAAAAGATTATTAATCAAAGGTGGAAGAGTACTAGATACACAAACAAAAACGGATGGTGTTTTAGATATTTTGGTAGAAAATGGAATAATTGTTAAGATAGAAGAAAATATTCCATCAGAGAATACCGAAGTGATTGATGCAAGGAATCTTTGGGTTTTACCAGGACTTGTTGATATGCATGCTCATTTAAGAGAACCAGGATTTGAATATAAGGAAACTATAGAAAGTGGAACAAAGGCTGCTGCTGCGGGAGGCTTTACTACTATTGCTTGTATGCCCAATACCAATCCCGTTATTGATAATGCATTTTTGGTAGAATATATTTTTTCCAAGATACAAAAAGAGGGATTTGTAAAAGTAAAACCTATTGGAGCAGTAAGTAAAGATTTAAAAGGGGAGGTTTTAGCAGAAATTGGAGATATGATTCAAGCTGGAGCGGTTGCTTTTTCAGATGATGGACATCCTATTTCCGATACTAGCTTGATGAAAAAGGCGATGGAATATGCTTCTATGTGGGATAAGGTTATTATCAGTCATTGTGAAGAACCAACTTTATCTAGAGGAGGATTTATGAATGAAGGAAAAAAATCTACTATTCTAGGAATGCAAGCAATTCCTGAAATAGCAGAGGATATTATGGTGGCAAGAGATCTTATATTAGCTCAATATACTGGATGTAAAGTTCATATTGCTCATGTAAGTACAAAAGGTTCAGTAGAAATGATTCGACAGGCAAAGGCTAAAGGAGTAAGAGTAACCTGTGAGGTTACACCTCATCATTTTAGTCTAACACAAGAAGTAGAAGATGGTTGGAATGCACAGACTAAAGTAAATCCACCTTTAAGAACAAAAGAGGATGTAGAGGCTATTTTGAAAGGATTACAGGATGGAACGATTGATGCAATTGCTACCGATCATGCTCCTCACCATCGAGATGAGAAAATATTAGAATATGCTTTAGCACCTAGTGGGATTTCAGGTTTAGAGACGGCTCTCCCCTTAGCAATGACCAATCTAGTAAAGAATAATATTCTAACCCCATTGCAATTAGTAGAAAAAATGAGTTTTCATCCTGCGAAAATATTAGATTTAGATGTAGGGACTTTGCAAATAGGAAAATGTGCGGATATTACTATTATTAATCCAGATAAAAAAGAAATTGTAGATAAAAATGAGTTTTATTCTAAAGGAAAGAATACTCCTTTTCATGGGATGGAGTTATATGGAAAGGTTTTTTATACCATAGTAGAGGGTAAAATAGTGAAAAATATAGAAACCATACAGAGGGGAGAATAG
- a CDS encoding M4 family metallopeptidase, which yields GDNGGVHINSGIPNKAAYLIAKEIGMKKTAQIYYWALTNYMNMYTDFEQAYHSLEQSAIDLYGEGSAEVGAIKNSFASVGIAEN from the coding sequence ATGGAGATAATGGTGGTGTGCATATCAATTCGGGAATTCCTAATAAAGCTGCATATCTTATTGCAAAAGAGATTGGAATGAAAAAAACAGCACAAATCTATTATTGGGCTCTCACAAATTATATGAATATGTATACTGATTTTGAACAAGCCTATCATTCTCTTGAACAATCTGCTATTGATTTATATGGAGAAGGATCTGCAGAAGTAGGTGCTATTAAAAATAGCTTTGCTTCCGTAGGCATTGCAGAAAATTAA
- the pyrE gene encoding orotate phosphoribosyltransferase — MKQEEILSILKEKQAVLEGHFILTSGKHADTYIQCARILQDPKITSLFVSELLKEMKDLEIDLVIGPATGGIIIAYEAARQLGVNAIFTERENGKMTLRRGFKIPKEASVLVVEDVVTTGGSVREVLEVVNKQGGKVVAIGLFADRTGGKIDFKIPTYRIFSKEIQSYEPENCPLCKKDILAIKPGSRGLK, encoded by the coding sequence ATGAAACAAGAGGAAATTTTATCTATTTTAAAAGAAAAACAAGCTGTTTTAGAGGGACATTTTATTCTGACTTCAGGGAAACATGCAGATACTTATATTCAATGTGCTAGAATTCTACAAGATCCAAAGATCACTTCTTTATTTGTTTCTGAATTATTAAAGGAGATGAAAGATTTAGAGATTGATTTAGTGATCGGACCTGCTACTGGAGGAATTATTATTGCTTACGAAGCAGCAAGGCAACTCGGAGTGAATGCTATTTTTACAGAAAGAGAAAATGGGAAAATGACTTTGAGAAGAGGGTTTAAGATCCCGAAAGAAGCAAGCGTATTGGTAGTGGAAGATGTAGTGACAACAGGGGGATCAGTACGAGAGGTATTAGAGGTAGTGAACAAACAAGGAGGAAAAGTGGTAGCGATAGGATTATTTGCAGATCGTACCGGAGGGAAAATAGACTTTAAAATACCTACTTATCGAATTTTTTCTAAAGAAATTCAATCTTATGAGCCAGAAAATTGTCCTCTTTGCAAGAAAGATATTCTAGCGATAAAACCAGGAAGTAGAGGATTGAAGTAA
- a CDS encoding aspartate carbamoyltransferase catalytic subunit produces MIEKHVLGLRNLSAEQIQEILNTATLMRPLMDSINKKITYLQGKNVITLFYENSTRTRVSFELAAKYLGATTTNISVATSSVNKGETLIDTVKTLQAMGVDIVIIRHPMTGAPKILAEHIDAKVINAGDGINEHPTQALLDLYTMQTYKGMIKDLKVVIAGDILHSRVARSNIWGLTKLGAKVILTGPATLMPRDVEKLGVEVSFNVKEAVKDADVVMALRIQKERQESGLFPSLREYHKFFGINEQVLSYAKPDVLVMHPGPVNRGVELSSQLIDGGHSVIEEQVTNGVAIRMALLYLMTRGGDL; encoded by the coding sequence ATGATAGAGAAACATGTATTAGGTTTAAGGAATTTATCTGCGGAACAAATACAAGAAATTTTAAATACTGCAACTTTGATGAGACCGCTTATGGACAGTATAAATAAGAAAATCACTTATCTTCAAGGAAAAAATGTGATAACTCTTTTTTATGAAAATAGTACTCGGACTCGAGTGTCTTTTGAATTAGCAGCTAAATATTTAGGAGCTACTACTACCAATATTTCAGTAGCAACTAGTAGTGTTAATAAGGGGGAAACTTTAATAGATACTGTAAAAACGCTTCAGGCGATGGGAGTAGATATTGTTATTATAAGGCATCCTATGACTGGAGCACCTAAAATATTAGCAGAACATATTGATGCTAAGGTAATCAATGCAGGAGATGGAATCAATGAACATCCTACACAAGCCTTATTAGACCTTTATACTATGCAAACTTATAAAGGGATGATTAAGGATTTAAAAGTAGTTATTGCTGGAGATATTTTGCATAGTAGAGTAGCTCGAAGCAATATTTGGGGGTTAACAAAATTAGGGGCAAAGGTAATATTAACAGGACCGGCTACATTAATGCCTCGAGATGTGGAAAAATTGGGTGTAGAAGTATCTTTTAATGTAAAAGAGGCAGTGAAAGATGCAGATGTAGTAATGGCCTTAAGAATCCAAAAGGAAAGACAAGAGAGTGGATTATTTCCTTCTCTGAGGGAATATCACAAATTCTTTGGAATTAATGAGCAAGTTCTAAGTTATGCAAAGCCTGATGTATTGGTGATGCATCCAGGTCCAGTGAATAGAGGGGTAGAACTAAGTAGTCAGTTGATTGATGGAGGACATTCTGTGATAGAAGAACAGGTCACAAATGGAGTAGCGATTCGTATGGCACTTCTTTATCTTATGACAAGAGGAGGAGATCTATAA
- a CDS encoding dihydroorotate dehydrogenase, translating to MNNLDLKIKLGDLDLKNPVITASGTFGFGREYGELYDINQLGAITTKGITLKPKSGNPPPRIAETYGGILNSVGLENPGIDRFIEEELPFLECLKIPVIVNIAGNTIEDYAIVAERLRGSNISAVEINISCPNVNKGGLHFGTHPDSVYQVTKAVRDKWDKTLIIKLTPNVTSITEIALAAQEAGADVISLINTLLAMDIDIHKRKAILGNILGGLSGPAVLPVALRMVYQIAKVVKIPIIGMGGIMTGEDAIKFLLAGASAISIGTGNFIHPTCPLEVLKGIEKYMKKYGFYSMKEIIGQLQ from the coding sequence ATGAATAATTTAGATTTAAAGATAAAATTGGGAGATCTAGATTTAAAAAACCCCGTCATTACAGCTTCTGGAACTTTTGGATTTGGCAGAGAATATGGAGAACTTTATGATATCAATCAATTAGGTGCTATTACTACAAAAGGCATTACTCTAAAACCTAAATCTGGAAATCCTCCTCCTAGAATTGCTGAGACTTATGGTGGAATTCTTAATAGTGTAGGACTAGAAAATCCTGGTATAGATAGATTTATAGAAGAAGAACTTCCTTTTTTGGAGTGTTTAAAGATACCTGTCATTGTAAATATTGCTGGAAATACAATAGAAGATTATGCCATTGTTGCAGAGCGTCTAAGGGGTTCTAACATCTCTGCAGTGGAAATAAATATTTCTTGCCCCAATGTAAATAAAGGAGGGTTGCACTTTGGAACCCATCCTGATAGTGTATATCAGGTGACTAAAGCAGTAAGAGATAAGTGGGATAAGACTTTGATAATAAAACTTACTCCAAATGTTACTAGTATTACAGAAATTGCCTTAGCCGCTCAAGAAGCAGGAGCTGATGTCATATCTTTGATAAATACTCTCTTAGCAATGGATATTGATATCCATAAAAGAAAGGCTATATTAGGAAATATCTTGGGAGGATTATCAGGACCAGCAGTGTTACCGGTAGCTTTAAGGATGGTATATCAAATAGCTAAAGTAGTAAAAATTCCTATTATCGGTATGGGAGGGATTATGACAGGAGAAGATGCTATAAAATTTTTACTAGCAGGTGCTTCTGCTATCTCCATTGGAACAGGAAATTTCATTCATCCGACATGTCCTTTAGAGGTTTTAAAAGGGATAGAGAAGTATATGAAAAAATATGGATTTTATTCTATGAAGGAAATTATTGGACAATTACAATAG
- a CDS encoding carbamoyl phosphate synthase small subunit codes for MKAQLILEDGSIYKGYAFGYQGDTIGEIVFNTGMTGYQETITDPSYKGQIVLFTYPLIGNYGVKKLFNQSKKPTINGLIVKECYKDHLDWQKGYTLENYMKENKIIGIEGIDTRALTKKIRERGTMRGIISCSEGLNKEKIKEKIMSYQNRRAVLEVSTKEYYRLKPKIFNIALIDYGVKNYILKSFQEKNCMVHVFPAFSKPEQIFKVDPDGIVLSNGPGDPMDLEFLIPNIKKIISTEIPILGICLGHQLLSIALGGQTERMKYGHRGSNHPVKDLQKNKIYITSQNHGYVVRKDSLEKNKIVMTHINMNDGTLEGFRHKMLPILSVQFHPEAGPGPQDSQYIFDDFIQMIEKAKKGKVKSHA; via the coding sequence ATGAAAGCTCAATTGATATTAGAAGATGGAAGCATCTATAAAGGTTATGCTTTTGGTTATCAGGGAGATACCATAGGAGAGATAGTTTTTAATACTGGGATGACAGGATATCAGGAAACGATAACGGACCCCTCTTATAAAGGTCAAATTGTTTTATTCACTTATCCTTTGATTGGGAATTATGGAGTAAAGAAACTTTTTAATCAATCTAAAAAGCCTACTATCAATGGGCTCATTGTTAAAGAATGTTATAAAGATCATTTAGATTGGCAAAAGGGATATACTTTAGAAAATTATATGAAAGAAAATAAAATTATAGGGATAGAAGGAATTGATACGAGAGCTCTTACTAAAAAAATTAGAGAAAGAGGGACAATGAGAGGAATAATTAGTTGCTCGGAAGGATTAAACAAAGAAAAAATAAAAGAAAAAATTATGTCCTATCAGAATAGAAGAGCAGTTTTAGAAGTTTCTACCAAAGAATATTATCGTTTAAAACCAAAGATTTTTAATATTGCACTAATAGATTATGGAGTTAAAAATTATATTCTGAAGTCTTTTCAAGAAAAAAATTGTATGGTACATGTATTTCCTGCTTTTTCAAAACCAGAGCAGATTTTTAAGGTTGATCCTGATGGAATTGTGCTTTCCAATGGACCTGGAGATCCCATGGATTTAGAATTTTTAATTCCGAATATAAAGAAAATTATTTCTACTGAAATTCCTATTTTAGGAATTTGCTTAGGACATCAGCTTTTATCCATTGCTTTAGGGGGACAAACCGAAAGGATGAAATATGGTCATAGGGGAAGTAATCATCCTGTAAAAGATCTACAAAAAAACAAAATATATATCACTTCTCAAAATCACGGATATGTAGTAAGAAAAGATAGTTTAGAGAAAAATAAGATTGTTATGACTCATATAAATATGAATGATGGTACTTTAGAAGGATTTCGACATAAAATGCTTCCTATTTTATCAGTACAATTTCATCCAGAGGCGGGGCCAGGGCCTCAGGATTCTCAATATATCTTCGATGATTTTATTCAGATGATAGAGAAGGCTAAGAAAGGAAAGGTGAAAAGCCATGCCTAA
- a CDS encoding dihydroorotate dehydrogenase electron transfer subunit, with the protein MSKEEFLKIKMNEKIAKGIYMMKLESFFISELARPGQFIHLLCKKDYGAFLRRPFSLAKIDQKNHEITIVYRVLGKGTQSMCEMKVGEKISALGPLGHGFILKDSYKRVDVVAGGLGTAPILEIVKYYKNKSRVYLGFIDQPILEENIRNHASKVEIFTETGSIGKKGLVTKDLLEQWRQNPPNMVYTCGPKLMMKAVAQICQQLDIPCQVSLEERMGCGIGACLTCSCKTKKKDQKKEYTRVCKEGPVYWAEEVVWDE; encoded by the coding sequence ATGAGTAAGGAAGAATTTCTTAAGATAAAAATGAATGAGAAAATAGCAAAAGGAATTTATATGATGAAATTAGAATCCTTCTTTATTAGTGAATTAGCAAGGCCAGGACAATTTATCCATTTACTTTGTAAAAAAGACTATGGGGCATTTTTAAGACGCCCCTTTAGTTTGGCTAAGATAGATCAAAAAAATCATGAGATTACTATTGTTTATCGAGTACTAGGAAAAGGAACACAGAGCATGTGTGAAATGAAAGTAGGAGAAAAGATAAGTGCTTTAGGACCTTTAGGACATGGTTTTATTTTAAAAGATTCTTATAAAAGAGTAGATGTTGTAGCAGGAGGATTAGGTACAGCACCGATTTTAGAAATAGTAAAATATTATAAAAATAAGTCTAGAGTTTACTTGGGATTTATAGATCAACCTATTTTAGAGGAGAACATAAGAAATCATGCTTCTAAAGTAGAAATTTTTACAGAAACAGGATCCATAGGGAAAAAGGGATTGGTGACAAAAGATTTATTAGAACAATGGAGACAGAATCCTCCCAATATGGTATATACTTGTGGGCCTAAGCTCATGATGAAGGCAGTAGCTCAGATTTGTCAACAATTAGATATCCCATGTCAGGTATCTTTAGAAGAAAGAATGGGATGTGGGATTGGTGCGTGTCTTACTTGTAGTTGTAAGACAAAAAAGAAAGATCAGAAAAAGGAATATACCCGAGTTTGTAAAGAAGGACCTGTTTACTGGGCAGAGGAGGTAGTTTGGGATGAATAA